Part of the Undibacter mobilis genome is shown below.
GGGGCGGCGGCCAAAACACGGCTAACGGCGGGCGTTGGCATCGCAGGCGGTCTCGCAGGTGCCCTTGTCCGCCGTCTCGACCTGAACGGTGCAATGGCCGATGCCGAAACGGTGCTCCAGCTCATGGGCAAGCCTGTGCAGGAAGGCGTCGCCGGGATGGCCGGCCGGCGTGACGAGATGCGCCGTCAACGCGTTCTCGGTGGTGCTCATGGCCCAGATGTGCAGATCGTGAACGCCCTGCACCTCGGGCAGACCTTGGAGATAGCCGCGCACGACGGTGGGGTCGATTTCGCGCGGCGCGGCGTTGAGCGCGAGGCGCAGCGAGTCACGCAAAAGCCGCCAGGTGCCGACCAGGATCACGGCGGAAATCAGCAGGCTCACTGCGGGGTCGAGCCATTGCCAGCCGGTCAGCCAGATGCCGAAACCAGCGGCGATGACCGCGACCGACACGGCGGCGTCCGCCACCATATGCAGGAAAGCGCCGTGCATGTTGAGATCGGACTTGCTGCCGTGGCTCAACATCCAGGCGGAGGCGCCGTTGACGACGACGCCGAGCGCGGCCAGCAACATCACCGTGCCGCTCGCCACCGGCTGCGGCGCCGCGAAGCGTTCGATCGCCTCATAGCCGATGACGGCCACGGCTGCGACCAGCAACAGGCCATTGGCCAGCGCCGCGAGGATCGAGGCGGCGCCCAATTGATAAGTATAGCCACTCGACGGACGCCAGCGTGCAACCGCGAAGGCGACCCAGGCCAGTATCAGGCCCATGACGTCGCTGAGATTGTGACCGGCGTCGGCGATCAGCGCGAGCGAATTGGCCCACAGGCCGAAGCCGAACTGCGCTGCGACCAGCGCAACGTTGAGAGCGGTGGCGATCGCGAAGGTGCGGCCGAAATTGGTCGGCGCATGATGATGCCCGCCAATACCGTGGCTGTGAGAATGGGTGTGATCGTGGGAATGCGAATGGTCGTGCGGCATGCGACAGAAATAGCGCGGCGGCCAATGGATACTAGAACGTAATAGTGTGACAGATCTGTCGGGTGGGCTGAGCAACGCGAAGCTCACCAGCAAGTGCCACGGTGGGCTCGGCGCTACGCGTCTTAGCCCACCCTACGCACCTCATCACACCCCCGCCGCGCCGCCGTCGGCGCGTGGATCATGGCCGCCTTCGCAAGTACCATCCGGATGCAGCACCACGGCGCCGGCATGACCCATGGTGTCGGAATAGTCGGCGTCCAGCACGTCGACATCGTGGCCCGCCGACATCAGCCGGTCGACAAGCCGCTCATCGAAGCGCTTTTCCAATCGCAAATTCATGTGTGACGAACCCCAGGTACGCCCCAGCAGCCAGCGCGGCGCATCGAGCGCGCGCTCGAGC
Proteins encoded:
- a CDS encoding cation diffusion facilitator family transporter, yielding MPHDHSHSHDHTHSHSHGIGGHHHAPTNFGRTFAIATALNVALVAAQFGFGLWANSLALIADAGHNLSDVMGLILAWVAFAVARWRPSSGYTYQLGAASILAALANGLLLVAAVAVIGYEAIERFAAPQPVASGTVMLLAALGVVVNGASAWMLSHGSKSDLNMHGAFLHMVADAAVSVAVIAAGFGIWLTGWQWLDPAVSLLISAVILVGTWRLLRDSLRLALNAAPREIDPTVVRGYLQGLPEVQGVHDLHIWAMSTTENALTAHLVTPAGHPGDAFLHRLAHELEHRFGIGHCTVQVETADKGTCETACDANARR